The Arachis duranensis cultivar V14167 chromosome 2, aradu.V14167.gnm2.J7QH, whole genome shotgun sequence genome has a window encoding:
- the LOC107476024 gene encoding putative disease resistance RPP13-like protein 1 gives MAAKLDGGAYLTSFVDAILEKLSPILEDDSFMERNILLGRLEKTLFEVGLVLDDAEQKQFTDKKVKKWLVDLQDALYFADALVDELSTKAAMATTLRDPGISSSCSSLVDSYIEDTGDMEKIVGTLESVVAKKNYHRLKECAKVDMSSWRTPSTSLVISSDIFGRDNDKEEIIKLLLDDACHAESPVTVIPIVGMGGIGKTTLAQLVYSDVKVVENFDTRVWVCVAENPDPVHVTRTIIGAIDSYPCTMDNFDFLQTNLKKKLTGKTFLLVLDDVWHDQRDTWEDFLKPFRDGNIGSKILLTTRSEKVASVFVAPNRHYQLSLLSGEDCWLVFLKHSSVSTNSEQYATLEPIGRKIVEKCKGLPLAVKTLGGLLRNKYNVRDWENILKSEIWELPKDESKIIPALRVSYHYLPSHLKRCFVYCSLYPEDYQFDKNELVLLWMAEDLLQPIENNALEDIGCAYFDELVARSFFQLSSDDAGLFVMHDLMHDLATFFAGKFFFRVNEFGNPHMADSKIRHLSYNRGRISKFPEAYNGAIYMRTFLPVHVRSNDIECDSWLQQLKCLRVLSFRGFEILSLPDSIGELIHLRYLDLSKTSIVTLPESLCKLYNLQTLKLWNCEKLEMLPSRMQDLVNLRHLDTRGAHSLKEMPKGMSKLKHLNFLRHYIVGEQVDNGIRELGALDDLHGSLCISKLKNVKDSGEALEAKMGNKKHVNILELKWLPEGDEYDDDDDDLKWLPDDDDDLKWLRDDDDDDGDSDRDDDCGDIVDVEKERDILEKLQPHRNLKELSIYSYRGETFPDWLGLPCYSNITKLILFVCKNCRQVPSLGQLPSLQHLVICGLYGLERIGGEFYNNAESSHQGTPFRSLETLKFVGMPRWQEWHIPDDFDGFPKLKSLSIANCPVLSGDLPAHLPALEELDIRECPEMDCFGEECLPPSLTTLRIYKCKKLSRWIISKGLQSQGLTHLFLSFWNEVKGFPGEGCLPASLKSLQLSYFSNLEMLDCKGLHHLTSLQQLTIEKCPQLENITQPNLPASLSKLLIKGKCPLGSKLEEMNDPRIQYQTDLYDLFPGF, from the exons ATGGCTGCAAAACTTGATGGTGGAGCTTATCTTACTTCCTTTGTTGATGCTATTTTGGAGAAGCTTTCTCCAATACTTGAAGACGACTCATTTATGGAAAGGAACATCTTGCTTGGAAGGTTGGAGAAAACTCTGTTTGAGGTTGGACTTGTTCTTGATGATGCTGAGCAGAAGCAGTTCACTGACAAGAAAGTGAAGAAGTGGCTTGTTGATCTCCAAGATGCTCTCTATTTTGCTGATGCTTTGGTCGATGAACTCTCCACTAAGGCCGCCATGGCCACCACTCTAAGAGATCCAGGTATCTCTTCTTCCTGTTCTTCTCTTGTTGATTCATATATTGAAGATACTGGTGACATGGAAAAAATAGTTGGTACACTAGAGTCTGTTGTAGCAAAGAAAAATTATCATCGTCTGAAAGAGTGCGCCAAGGTGGACATGTCGTCATGGAGAACTCCATCCACATCTCTTGTTATAAGTTCTGACATTTTTGGTCGGGACAACGATAAGGAAGAGATAATCAAATTGTTGCTAGATGATGCTTGTCATGCTGAATCACCTGTGACTGTGATCCCCATTGTGGGTATGGGCGGAATAGGAAAAACTACTCTAGCTCAACTGGTTTACAGTGATGTCAAAGTGGTGGAAAATTTTGACACGAGAGTATGGGTGTGTGTTGCTGAAAATCCCGACCCTGTTCATGTTACAAGGACAATAATAGGAGCAATAGATTCCTATCCCTGTACCATGGACAATTTTGATTTTCTTCAGACTAATTTGAAGAAAAAGCTGACAGGAAAGACATTCTTACTTGTTTTGGATGATGTATGGCATGATCAACGAGACACATGGGAGGATTTCCTGAAACCTTTTCGGGATGGGAATATTGGAAGTAAAATTCTCTTAACAACCCGGAGTGAAAAGGTTGCTTCTGTGTTCGTAGCTCCTAATCGACATTATCAACTAAGTTTATTGTCAGGGGAAGATTGTTGGTTGGTGTTTTTGAAGCATTCATCTGTTTCTACTAATTCCGAACAATATGCAACTCTAGAACCAATTGGTAGAAAAATTGTTGAAAAGTGTAAGGGATTACCTTTGGCTGTGAAGACACTTGGAGGCTTACTGCGCAATAAGTATAATGTAAGGGATTGGGAGAATATACTTAAAAGTGAAATTTGGGAACTCCCGAAAGATGAAAGCAAGATTATTCCTGCATTAAGAGTCAGCTATCACTACCTCCCTTCACATTTAAAGCGATGCTTTGTTTATTGCTCACTGTATCCTGAAGATTATCAATTTGACAAAAATGAATTAGTATTGTTGTGGATGGCTGAAGATCTCTTACAGCCAATTGAAAACAATGCATTAGAAGATATTGGTTGtgcttattttgatgaattagtTGCAAGATCATTTTTTCAACTTTCTAGTGATGATGCTGGGTTATTTGTAATGCACGATCTCATGCATGATTTAGCAACGTTTTTTGCTGGAAAATTCTTTTTCAGAGTCAACGAATTTGGCAATCCACACATGGCAGACAGCAAAATCCGTCATTTGTCATATAATCGGGGTCGAATCTCAAAATTTCCAGAGGCCTATAATGGAGCAATATATATGAGAACATTTCTACCTGTTCATGTTCGATCAAATGATATTGAATGTGATTCTTGGCTTCAACAATTAAAGTGTCTAAGAGTTTTGTCATTTCGTGGCTTTGAAATCCTGTCATTGCCTGATTCAATAGGTGAGTTGATCCATTTGCGTTATTTGGATCTCTCAAAAACATCTATTGTGACATTGCCTGAATCATTGTGTAAATTATACAATCTCCAAACATTGAAGTTGTGGAATTGTGAGAAGCTAGAGATGCTTCCCAGCCGCATGCAAGATCTTGTGAACCTACGCCATCTTGATACGAGGGGAGCTCATAGTTTAAAAGAGATGCCAAAAGGAATGAGTAAGTTAAAGCATCTGAACTTCTTACGTCATTATATTGTCGGGGAGCAAGTGGATAATGGGATAAGAGAATTGGGAGCACTTGACGATCTTCATGGCTCACTTTGCATTTCCAAATTAAAGAATGTGAAAGACAGCGGTGAAGCTTTGGAGGCAAAGATGGGTAACAAGAAGCACGTCAACATTTTAGAATTGAAATGGCTTCCGGAAGGcgatgaatatgatgatgatgatgatgacttaaAATGGCTtccagatgatgatgatgacttgaAATGGCTTCGGGATGACGATGACGATGACGGTGACAGTGACCGTGACGATGATTGTGGTGATATTGTTGAtgttgaaaaagagagagatataCTTGAGAAGTTACAAC CTCACCGAAACTTGAAGGAGTTATCAATTTATAGTTACAGGGGTGAAACATTCCCCGATTGGTTAGGCCTTCCTTGCTACTCCAATATCACTAAATTGATTCTGTTTGTCTGTAAGAATTGCCGTCAGGTTCCTTCACTGGGACAGTTACCCTCTCTGCAGCATCTGGTGATATGTGGACTTTATGGGTTGGAGAGAATTGGTGGTGAGTTTTACAACAACGCTGAATCATCTCATCAGGGCACACCCTTCAGATCTCTGGAGACCCTGAAATTTGTTGGAATGCCCCGCTGGCAAGAGTGGCATATTCCTGATGACTTTGATGGATTTCCCAAACTTAAAAGCCTTTCCATAGCCAACTGTCCGGTGTTAAGTGGAGATCTGCCTGCTCACCTTCCGGCTCTGGAGGAATTGGATATACGGGAATGCCCAGAAATGGATTGTTTTGGAGAGGAGTGCCTCCCGCCAAGCTTGACAACTCTTCGGATCTATAAATGCAAGAAACTATCGAGGTGGATAATATCAAAGGGTTTACAGAGTCAAGGCCTAACCCatcttttcctttccttttggaATGAAGTTAAGGGGTTCCCAGGAGAGGGTTGCCTTCCTGCTTCCCTCAAGTCTCTACAATTGTCGTACTTTTCAAATCTGGAGATGCTAGACTGCAAGGGCCTTCACCATCTCACCTCCCTCCAACAATTAACAATTGAAAAGTGTCCACAGCTGGAGAATATCACACAACCAAACCTGCCTGCTTCCCTGTCAAAACTCCTCATCAAGGGAAAATGTCCATTGGGGAGTAAGCTGGAAGAGATGAACGACCCACGGATTCAATACCAAACAG ACTTGTACGATCTGTTTCCTGGATTCTGA
- the LOC107476020 gene encoding putative disease resistance protein At3g14460: protein MAAKLEGRAYLFCFVDAILNKLSSLDVNSTPTAKKLADQKLLQRLRNSLRATRLVLDDAEQKQIRDQEVNKWLVDLQDALYLADDLLDELSTKAATATPTQRDPGNSSYHYRYAVDSVVEYSDGDEIRTVESMQDIVDKLESIVEEKDDLGLKQELVEDPKDMSWRIQSSLVESSDIYGRNDDKEAIIKLLLDDTCDDKLSVISIEGIGGIGKTTLAQLVYNDARVKEKFAIKAWVCVATIFDPISVSKAIIEEITSLCNMVNLNSLQTQLKEKLTQKTFLVVLDDVWDNQQNLWDNFLKPFLSGNKGSKILLTTRNKNVDSVVSNANLHYKLDILSPNDCWSLFLKHSSLSTNSRQYVILEKIGKKIVEKCKGLPLALKTLGGLLRNEENEEYWEKTLKSEIWELPKDKSEIIPALRVSYHYLPSHLKRCFVYCSLYPEDYQFDKDELILLWMAEDLVQPIENYTLENIGCAYFDELVARSFFQSSSKNVSLFVMHDLMHDLATFFAGKFYFSVREFGDCQKICSKTRHLSYMVNPRDPILRLEEAYKGAIHMRTFLDVHFSHQPYGSIKLESDSWLFHLHMRCLRVLSFKSFSIESLPDSIGELIHLHYLDLSYTPIFTLPESLCKVYNLQTLKLRYCDKLAMLPSRIQELVNLRHLDIRGTYCLKEMPKGMSKLKHLNLLSDYIVGKHEENGIRELGALDNLHGSLCISKLENVNNSREALEAKMGKKKHVIILKLKWRREGDIVDVETARDILEELQPHRNLKELSIDGYRGEIFPDWLGLSSYSNVTILTLNRCKNCRQVPSLGQLPSLQYLEILGLEGLERIGGEFYNNAESSHQGTPFRSLLSLRFDKMHCWREWHIPDEIDVFPKLENLSIRDCPVLSGDLPAHLPVLEQLSIVGCEKLACSLPRAPKLHQLTVKGSGFYRNAAPHEVLISENQLAKSVLECLPHIQSPCFQDLEIHECWSAISISGDYLPDSLQFLRIWDCSKLTFSEPLQHKSLTQIDVTRCGSLTLFPLGALPNLKKLSISKCRHLVSVPELGFAAPHLEELSMQDCPEMDCFGEECLPPSLTTLWINNCQKLERWITSNGLQSEGLTHLMLHKWNEVKSFPREGCLPASLQSLGLSWFSNLETLDCKGLHQLSFIQTLTIEYCPKLENITQENLPASISKLLIRGECPLRSKLEERNDPRIQFDTA from the exons ATGGCTGCAAAACTTGAGGGTAGAGCTTATCTGTTTTGCTTTGTTGATGCTATTTTGAACAAGCTGTCTTCACTCGATGTCAACTCAACCCCAACAGCAAAGAAGTTAGCTGACCAGAAGTTGCTTCAAAGGCTGAGGAACAGTCTCCGTGCCACTCGACTTGTACTTGATGATGCAGAGCAGAAGCAGATCAGAGACCAAGAAGTCAATAAATGGCTTGTGGATCTCCAAGATGCTCTCTATTTGGCTGATGACTTGTTGGATGAACTCTCCACTAAAGCTGCCACTGCCACTCCTACTCAAAGGGATCCAGGTAACTCATCTTACCATTATCGCTATGCTGTTGATTCAGTGGTGGAATATAGTGATGGTGATGAGATAAGGACAGTAGAGAGCATGCAAGACATAGTTGATAAACTAGAGTCTATCGTTGAGGAGAAAGATGATCTTGGTCTAAAACAAGAGCTTGTCGAAGATCCAAAAGACATGTCATGGAGAATTCAATCATCCCTGGTTGAATCTTCTGATATATATGGCAGGAACGATGACAAAGAGGCAATCATAAAATTGTTGTTAGACGACACTTGCGATGATAAATTGTCTGTGATCTCTATAGAAGGTATAGGTGGAATTGGAAAGACTACTTTGGCTCAGTTGGTTTACAACGATGCCAGAGTGAAGGAGAAGTTTGCCATTAAAGCATGGGTGTGTGTTGCTACTATATTTGATCCTATTAGTGTTTCAAAGGCTATAATAGAGGAAATAACTTCTCTTTGTAACATGGTTAACTTGAATTCACTTCAAACTCAATTGAAGGAAAAGTTAACACAGAAGACATTCTTAGTTGTCTTAGATGATGTTTGGGATAATCAGCAAAATTTGTGGGACAATTTTCTAAAACCATTTTTGAGTGGGAATAAAGGAAGTAAAATTCTTTTAACTACTCGcaataaaaatgttgattcTGTAGTGTCAAATGCAAATCTACATTACAAACTAGATATATTGTCTCCCAATGATTGTTGGTCATTATTTTTGAAACATTCATCTCTTTCTACTAATTCTAGACAATATGTAATCCTagaaaaaattggtaaaaaaattgttgaaaagTGTAAGGGATTACCTTTGGCTTTAAAGACACTTGGGGGTTTATTGCGCAATGAAGAAAATGAGGAATATTGGGAGAAGACACTGAAAAGTGAAATTTGGGAGCTTCCGAAAGACAAGAGTGAGATTATTCCTGCATTAAGAGTTAGTTATCACTATCTTCCTTCACATTTAAAGCGGTGCTTTGTTTATTGCTCATTATATCCTGAGGATTATCAATTTGACAAAGACGAATTGATTTTGTTGTGGATGGCTGAAGATTTGGTACAACCAATAGAAAATTACACATTAGAAAATATTGGTTGTGCATATTTTGATGAATTAGTTGCAAGGTCATTTTTTCAGTCTTCTAGTAAAAATGTTAGCTTATTTGTAATGCATGATCTCATGCATGATTTAGCAACATTCTTTGCTGGAAAGTTCTATTTCAGTGTTAGAGAATTTGGAGACTGCCAAAAAATTTGCAGCAAAACTCGTCATTTGTCATATATGGTAAATCCTCGTGATCCAATATTAAGACTTGAAGAGGCCTATAAGGGAGCAATACATATGAGAACTTTTTTAGATGTACATTTTTCTCATCAGCCTTATGGTTCAATTAAGTTAGAAAGTGATTCTTGGCTCTTCCACTTACATATGAGGTGTTTAAGAGTTTTGtcatttaaatctttttctatTGAGTCATTGCCGGATTCAATAGGTGAGTTGATCCATTTGCATTATTTGGATCTCTCGTACACACCTATTTTCACATTGCCTGAGTCTTTGTGTAAAGTATACAATCTTCAAACGTTGAAGTTGAGGTATTGTGATAAGCTAGCGATGCTTCCAAGTCGCATACAGGAACTTGTGAACCTGCGTCATCTTGATATCAGAGGCACTTATTGTTTGAAAGAGATGCCGAAGGGAATGAGCAAGTTAAAGCATCTGAACTTGTTAAGTGATTATATTGTGGGAAAGCATGAGGAGAACGGGATAAGAGAATTGGGAGCACTTGACAATCTTCATGGCTCACTTTGCATCTCCAAGTTAGAGAATGTCAACAACAGCCGCGAAGCTTTGGAGGCAAAGATGGGTAAGAAGAAGCACGTcatcattttaaaattgaaatggcgTAGAGAAGGTGATATTGTTGATGTTGAAACTGCAAGAGATATACTTGAGGAGTTACAACCTCACCGAAACTTGAAAGAGTTATCAATTGATGGTTATAGGGGTGAAATATTCCCCGATTGGTTGGGCCTTTCTTCCTACTCCAATGTAACCATATTGACTCTAAATCGTTGCAAGAATTGCCGTCAGGTTCCTTCACTGGGACAGTTACCCTCTCTGCAGTATCTGGAGATATTGGGACTTGAAGGGTTGGAGAGAATTGGTGGTGAGTTTTACAACAACGCTGAATCATCTCATCAGGGCACACCCTTCAGGTCTCTTCTAAGTCTGAGATTTGATAAAATGCATTGCTGGAGAGAGTGGCATATTCCTGATGAGATTGATGTATTTCCGAAACTTGAAAACCTTTCAATACGTGATTGTCCGGTGTTAAGTGGAGATCTGCCTGCTCACCTTCCAGTTCTGGAGCAACTTAGCATTGTTGGATGCGAAAAGCTTGCATGTTCACTGCCGAGAGCTCCCAAGCTTCACCAATTAACTGTAAAGGGTTCTGGGTTCTACAGGAATGCGGCACCGCATGAGGTATTAATTTCAGAAAACCAGCTGGCGAAGTCCGTACTAGAGTGCCTGCCCCACATCCAATCGCCGTGTTTCCAGGATTTGGAAATCCATGAGTGTTGGTCAGCAATATCAATTTCAGGAGATTATTTGCCCGATTCATTACAATTTCTGAGAATCTGGGATTGTTCAAAATTAACATTCTCAGAGCCACTGCAACACAAGTCTCTAACGCAGATAGATGTGACCCGGTGTGGTTCACTGACGTTGTTTCCATTGGGGGCCCTTCCAAATCTCAAGAAACTCTCAATCTCAAAATGCCGCCATTTAGTATCAGTGCCGGAGCTAGGCTTTGCTGCGCCCCACCTAGAGGAACTGTCTATGCAGGATTGCCCAGAAATGGATTGTTTTGGAGAGGAGTGCCTCCCGCCGAGCTTGACAACTCTTTGGATCAATAATTGCCAGAAACTAGAGAGGTGGATAACATCCAATGGTTTGCAGAGTGAAGGCCTTACCCATCTTATGCTTCATAAATGGAATGAAGTTAAGTCGTTCCCGAGAGAGGGTTGCCTTCCTGCTTCCCTCCAGTCTCTAGGCTTGTCGTGGTTTTCAAATCTGGAGACGCTAGACTGCAAGGGCCTTCACCAACTCTCCTTCATCCAAACATTAACAATTGAATACTGTCCAAAGCTGGAGAATATCACACAAGAAAACCTGCCTGCCTCCATATCAAAACTCCTCATCAGGGGAGAATGTCCTTTGAGAAGTAAGCTGGAAGAGAGGAACGACCCACGGATTCAATTCGACACAG CCTAG
- the LOC110278301 gene encoding putative disease resistance protein At3g14460 — protein MAAKLVGGAYLSSFVDTVLNKLSSIDVNATPTARKLADKRLLQKLRKSLRATRPVLDDAEQKQIRDQEVKKWLVDLQDALYMADDLLDELSAKAATPTQRDPGNSSSWSHYVDSILEDGDDDEMGVVTRMQDIVDKLESIVEEKDDLDLKQGVAKDLEDMSWRIQSSLIESSDIYGRNGDKEAIIKLLFEETCDDKLSVISIEGIGGIGKTTLAQLVYNDARVKEKFAIKAWVCVATRFDPISASKAMIEEITSSPCDMVNLNSLQTQLKEKLNEKTFLVVLDDVWDNQQNLWDNFLKPFLSGNKGNYQFDKEELILLWMAEDFVQPIENCTLENIGRAYFDELVARSFFQPSSKDVGLFVMHDLMHDLATFFAGKFYFKLREFEDSQKICSKTRHLSYTANPDDRILKLGEAYKGATHMRTFLDVHLFHRYGSINLESDSWLLQLHLRCLRVLSFKYFSIESLPDSIEKLIHLHYLNLSHTPIVRLSESLCKLYNLQTLKLCYCKKLEMLPSRMKDLVSLRHLDIKGADSLKEMPKGMSKLNHLSFLSGYVVGKHEENGIRELGALGNLHGSLCISNLENVSNSREVLEAKMGNKKHINILELKWLPDGDIVDVETERDILDKLQPHRNLKGLSIVGFRGEIFPDWLGLGLSCYSNMTKLVLSSCKNCCQVPSLGQLPSLQHLEFFEIDGLERVGCEFYKSLSIRDCPVLSGDLSPHLPALEQLTIWNCEELACSLPRAPKLHQLTVKGSGFYLSQEKGVLISETQLAKSVLEWLPHIQSPRLQHLEIKKCWSAISISGDYLPDSLQILRIQDCSKLTISEPLQHKSLKEIHVSRCDSLTLFALGSLPNLEALFISKCHRLISMPGLGFADLEKLVIAACPEMDCFGEECLPPKLTTLHIAGCEKLERWITSKGLHSEGLTDLTLGQWNEVKSFPKEGCLPVSLQSLQLLFFPNLETLDCKGLRHLTSLQELSITGCSKLENITEERAPASIAKFVIGKECPLSCKLEEMNDPRIQLQSSFIGSLIRQAYRQMTEDRRKRENWSELE, from the exons ATGGCTGCAAAACTTGTGGGTGGAGCCTATCTCTCTTCCTTTGTTGATACTGTTTTGAACAAGCTGTCTTCAATCGATGTCAACGCAACCCCAACAGCAAGGAAGTTAGCTGACAAGAGGTTGCTTCAAAAGCTGAGAAAGAGTCTCCGTGCCACTCGACCTGTGCTTGACGATGCTGAGCAGAAGCAGATCAGAGACCAAGAAGTGAAGAAGTGGCTTGTTGATCTCCAAGATGCTCTTTATATGGCTGATGATTTGCTCGATGAACTCTCCGCTAAAGCTGCCACTCCCACTCAAAGGGATCCAGGTAACTCTTCTTCCTGGTCTCACTATGTTGATTCAATTTTGGAAGATGGTGATGACGATGAGATGGGGGTAGTAACTAGGATGCAAGACATAGTTGACAAATTAGAGTCTATTGTTGAAGAGAAAGATGATCTTGATCTGAAACAAGGGGTTGCCAAAGATTTGGAGGACATGTCATGGAGAATTCAATCATCTCTGATTGAAAGTTCTGATATATATGGCAGGAACGGTGACAAGGAAGCCATCATAAAATTGTTGTTTGAGGAAACCTGTGATGATAAATTGTCTGTGATCTCTATAGAAGGTATAGGTGGAATTGGAAAGACTACTTTGGCTCAGTTAGTTTACAATGATGCCAGAGTGAAGGAGAAGTTTGCCATTAAAGCATGGGTGTGTGTAGCTACTAGATTTGATCCTATTAGTGCTTCGAAGGCTATGATAGAGGAAATAACGTCTTCCCCATGTGACATGGTTAACTTGAATTCACTTCAAACTCAATTGAAGGAAAAGTTAAATGAGAAGACATTCTTAGTTGTTTTAGATGATGTTTGGGATAATCAGCAAAATTTGTGGGACAATTTTCTGAAACCTTTTTTGAGTGGGAATAAGGGAA ATTATCAATTTGACAAAGAGGAATTAATCTTGTTGTGGATGGCTGAGGATTTCGTACAACCAATAGAAAATTGCACATTAGAAAATATTGGTCGTGCATATTTTGATGAATTAGTTGCAAGGTCATTTTTTCAGCCTTCTAGTAAAGATGTTGGCTTATTTGTAATGCATGATCTCATGCATGATTTAGCAACATTCTTTGCTGGAAAATTCTATTTCAAATTAAGAGAATTTGAAGACTCACAAAAGATTTGCAGCAAAACTCGTCATTTGTCATATACTGCAAATCCTGATGATCGAATCTTAAAGCTTGGAGAGGCCTATAAGGGAGCAACACATATGAGAACATTTCTAGATGTTCATTTGTTTCATCGTTATGGATCAATTAATTTAGAAAGCGACTCTTGGCTCTTACAATTACATTTGAGGTGTTTAAGAGTTTtgtcatttaaatatttttctattgaaTCATTGCCTGACTCAATAGAGAAATTAATCCATTTGCATTATTTGAATCTCTCACACACACCTATTGTGAGATTGTCCGAGTCCTTGTGTAAATTATACAATCTCCAAACGTTGAAATTGTGTTATTGTAAGAAACTAGAAATGCTTCCTAGCCGTATGAAAGATCTTGTGAGCCTGCGACATCTTGACATAAAAGGAGCTGATTCTTTAAAAGAGATGCCGAAAGGAATGAGTAAGTTAAATCATCTGAGCTTCTTAAGTGGTTATGTTGTCGGAAAGCATGAGGAGAACGGGATAAGGGAATTGGGAGCACTTGGCAATCTTCATGGCTCACTTTGCATTTCCAACTTGGAGAATGTCAGCAACAGCCGTGAAGTTTTGGAGGCAAAGATGGGTAACAAGAAGCACATCAACATTTTAGAATTGAAATGGCTTCCCGATGGTGATATTGTGGATGTTGAAACTGAAAGAGATATACTTGACAAGTTACAACCTCATAGAAACTTGAAAGGGTTATCAATTGTGGGTTTCAGGGGTGAAATATTCCCAGATTGGTTAGGCTTAGGCCTTTCTTGCTACTCCAATATGACCAAATTGGTTCTGAGTTCTTGTAAGAATTGCTGTCAGGTTCCTTCACTGGGACAGTTACCCTCTCTGCAGCATCTAGagttttttgaaattgatgGGTTGGAGAGAGTTGGTTGTGAGTTTTATAAAAGCCTTTCAATACGCGACTGTCCGGTGTTGAGTGGAGATCTGTCACCCCACCTTCCGGCTCTGGAGCAACTCACCATTTGGAATTGCGAAGAGCTTGCATGTTCACTGCCGAGAGCTCCCAAGCTTCACCAATTAACTGTAAAGGGTTCTGGGTTTTATCTGAGTCAGGAGAAGGGAGTACTAATTTCAGAAACCCAGCTGGCGAAGTCTGTATTGGAGTGGCTACCCCACATCCAATCGCCTCGCCTCCAACATTTGGAAATCAAGAAGTGTTGGTCAGCAATATCAATTTCAGGAGATTATTTGCCCGATTCACTACAGATTCTGAGAATACAAGATTGTTCAAAATTAACAATCTCAGAGCCACTGCAACATAAGTCGCTAAAGGAGATACACGTGAGCCGGTGTGATTCACTGACGTTGTTTGCATTGGGATCCCTTCCAAACCTCGAGGCACTCTTTATCTCAAAATGCCACCGTTTAATATCCATGCCGGGGCTAGGCTTTGCTGACCTAGAGAAACTTGTAATAGCGGCTTGCCCAGAAATGGATTGTTTCGGAGAGGAGTGCCTCCCGCCGAAATTGACAACTCTTCATATCGCTGGCTGTGAGAAACTAGAGAGGTGGATAACATCAAAGGGTTTGCACAGTGAAGGCCTTACCGATCTTACCCTTGGTCAATGGAATGAAGTTAAGTCCTTCCCCAAAGAGGGTTGCCTTCCTGTTTCCCTCCAGTCTCTACAATTGCTGTTCTTTCCAAATCTGGAGACGCTAGACTGCAAGGGGCTTCGTCATCTCACCTCCCTCCAAGAATTAAGTATTACTGGCTGTTCAAAGCTGGAGAATATTACAGAAGAAAGAGCGCCTGCCTCCATAGCAAAATTTGTCATCGGGAAAGAATGTCCTTTGAGCTGTAAGCTGGAAGAAATGAACGACCCACGGATTCAATTACAAAGTTCCTTCATTG GAAGTCTGATCCGTCAAGCTTATAGACAGATGACTGAGGATCGGAGGAAACGTGAGAATTGGAGTGAACTGGAATAA
- the LOC107476025 gene encoding protein PROTON GRADIENT REGULATION 5, chloroplastic: MATSVSATGCVGSSFYGSWGSSMAGEEYSMLAKSSQVRFGRKKGLRMQPMMKNVNEGKGIFAPIVVVTRNIIGKKRFNQLRGKAIALHSQVITEFCKSIGADAKQRQGLIRLAKKNGEWLGFLA, translated from the exons ATGGCTACTTCAGTTTCTGCAACTGGGTGTGTTGGTTCATCGTTCTATGGAAGTTGGGGAAGTTCCATGGCAGGTGAAGAATATAGTATGCTGGCAAAATCGTCGCAAGTTCGATTTGGAAGGAAAAAAGGTTTGAGGATGCAACCAATGATGAAGAATGTGAATGAAGGGAAAGGAATCTTTGCTCCTATTGTGGTTGTCACACGCAACATCATTGGCAAGAAGCGTTTCAACCAACTTAGAGGCAAAGCCATTGCTTTACACTCTCAG GTAATTACTGAATTCTGCAAATCAATAGGAGCTGATGCAAAACAGAGACAGGGGCTGATAAGGTTAGCCAAGAAGAATGGAGAATGGCTTGGATTTCTTGCATGA